In the Mycolicibacter minnesotensis genome, CAATGCCGCGCTGTGCTCGAAGCCCTGCCGCCGGATCTGGGCGAGTATCAGCGCGCCGAGCTCGCCGCGCCGGCTCCGCAGGGCGCGGCGGCCTGGACCGCCGGCGACGGCGCAGCGGTGGTGCTGCGCTGCGGACTGGACCGGCCGGCCGACTTTGTCGTGGGCTCACCGCTGCAGGTTGTCGATCAGGTGCAATGGTTCGAGGTCCGCGAAGGCGACCGCGCCACCTGGTATGCGGTCGACCGGTCGGTGTATCTGGCCCTGACGCTCCCGCCTGGATCAGGCCCCACTCCCATTCAGGAGCTCTCGGATCTGATCACCGAGAAGCTGGACGCCGTGCCGATCCGGCCGGGCCCGCCACGCTAGGGAGTTCCTGCCGCCGAACGTGTAGCCAGACTGACTTTGAGGCCGAATCTTCCGGCCTGAGTGCACGCTCGGCGCACCCTGGTACCGCGCCTGCCCGTCAGCGCAAACCCACCCCGCGGGCCACGGCCGTGTCGACCATCGTCGCCAGCAGGGTCGGATAGTCGACGCCGCTGGCCGACCACATCCGCGGATACATCGAAATCGTGGTGAATCCGGGCATGGTGTTGATCTCGTTGATCACCGGGCCGTCATCGGTCAGGAAGAAATCCACCCGGGCCAGGCCCTGGCAGTCCAGCGCGGCGAACGCCCGAATCGCCAACTGCTGCAGCGCCTCGGCCACATCGTCGTCGATCTTGGCGGGAACATCGAGTTCGGCGGCGTCGTCGAGGTACTTGGTGGCGAAGTCATAGAACGAGTCGTCGCGGTCGGCCACGCCGGCTACCCGGATCTCCCCCACCGTGCTGGCACCCACCGTGCCGTCGGGGAATTCAAGTACGCCGCATTCGATTTCACGGCCCACGATCGCGGCTTCGACGATGACCTTGGGGTCATGCTTGCGG is a window encoding:
- a CDS encoding DUF3515 domain-containing protein; this translates as MTNPGNDTDGPARLALLVALVVAVIAVGGALAVAATHHPSRRPAPPMPLATVPAPYADSAQCRAVLEALPPDLGEYQRAELAAPAPQGAAAWTAGDGAAVVLRCGLDRPADFVVGSPLQVVDQVQWFEVREGDRATWYAVDRSVYLALTLPPGSGPTPIQELSDLITEKLDAVPIRPGPPR